A single window of Candidatus Flexicrinis affinis DNA harbors:
- a CDS encoding ABC transporter permease yields the protein MNARILGTLMMKDLKLYFRNRFFAFITIAGVILYIAAFHLLPSTVDESLTLAVYAPSIPDTVLEVLTGNDITIVPMESDAALQEAVVNNEYVAGVALPEDVVGSILLGRPSTLTVYFASDAPREIVNAMRTVLRLAFNELSYTVAGDPLQLEFVEQIVGPDRTGDQLAIRNRLLPLMAIWLLVMETMGLGSLISDEVEHGTFQAVLVTPVTLVGMFSSKAIFGVVLAFVQAALLMGLTGSLGWEPLLILTTLLLGSLVVTGLGFLIASVSRSMMSVMAWGILAVIIMVIPSYGVVFPGTVTGWVQIIPSYYMFDTIHQVVNFGASWGAVASNLAVLLVMGIALMAAGVAVMGRRIR from the coding sequence ATGAACGCTCGCATTCTGGGCACCCTGATGATGAAGGATCTGAAGCTATACTTTCGCAATCGATTCTTCGCCTTTATCACGATCGCGGGCGTGATCCTCTACATCGCGGCCTTTCATCTGCTGCCTTCAACAGTTGACGAGTCGCTTACGCTGGCCGTGTACGCCCCTTCGATCCCCGACACGGTGCTTGAGGTGTTGACCGGCAACGACATTACGATCGTGCCGATGGAATCGGACGCCGCGCTGCAAGAAGCGGTCGTCAACAACGAATACGTGGCCGGCGTTGCGCTGCCCGAGGATGTCGTCGGCAGCATTCTCTTGGGCCGGCCGTCCACATTGACCGTCTATTTCGCATCAGACGCGCCGCGTGAAATCGTCAACGCGATGCGCACCGTTCTGCGTCTCGCGTTCAACGAACTCAGCTACACCGTAGCCGGCGACCCGCTGCAGTTGGAATTCGTCGAGCAGATCGTCGGACCGGACCGGACCGGCGATCAACTCGCGATTCGCAATCGTTTGCTGCCGCTGATGGCGATCTGGCTGCTGGTCATGGAGACGATGGGACTGGGTAGCCTGATTTCGGACGAGGTCGAGCACGGGACGTTTCAAGCCGTGCTGGTCACGCCGGTCACGCTGGTCGGGATGTTCTCGAGCAAAGCGATCTTCGGCGTGGTTCTGGCGTTCGTGCAGGCCGCGCTGTTGATGGGATTGACCGGCAGTTTGGGCTGGGAACCGCTGCTGATCCTGACGACACTGCTGTTGGGGAGCCTTGTCGTGACCGGTCTCGGTTTTCTGATCGCGTCGGTGAGCCGCAGCATGATGAGCGTTATGGCATGGGGCATCCTCGCCGTCATCATCATGGTGATTCCGTCCTACGGCGTCGTGTTCCCGGGGACGGTTACGGGCTGGGTGCAGATCATCCCGTCCTATTACATGTTCGATACCATCCATCAGGTCGTCAATTTCGGCGCCTCGTGGGGTGCCGTGGCGAGCAACTTGGCCGTGCTGTTGGTCATGGGGATTGCCCTAATGGCCGCGGGTGTGGCCGTTATGGGCAGGAGGATACGATGA
- a CDS encoding dimethylmenaquinone methyltransferase — MTEHAQDAAQLQARWDRIRVANLYDTLDRMGYPDQCLDLGIRPLSMHQHLAGQVVTVKGSAYPVTKGEEWTGGGGVNYFEKLRTLMYPGCAVVVECGGELHAGKFGEMTSWALQQGGARGIVLDSLIRDYLGLEVIPNFTVCSRGTSPIESSQRWRIDDVNVTIGMPGTLTSRVRVRPGDWIVGEADGVIVVPQEIAMEALVKVEEVEAKEEGMRQDFALGMSFDEAYAKWGRA, encoded by the coding sequence ATGACTGAACACGCGCAAGATGCCGCTCAACTGCAAGCCCGCTGGGACAGAATCCGCGTTGCAAACCTGTACGACACGCTCGACCGCATGGGCTATCCCGACCAATGCCTCGATCTCGGTATTCGGCCGCTGTCCATGCATCAGCATCTCGCCGGTCAGGTCGTGACCGTCAAAGGGTCCGCGTACCCGGTCACCAAGGGTGAGGAGTGGACGGGCGGTGGCGGTGTCAACTACTTCGAGAAGCTGCGCACACTGATGTATCCCGGGTGCGCGGTCGTCGTGGAATGCGGTGGCGAACTGCATGCCGGGAAGTTCGGCGAGATGACGAGCTGGGCGCTCCAACAGGGCGGAGCGCGCGGAATCGTCCTCGACTCGCTGATTCGCGATTACCTCGGGCTTGAGGTGATTCCCAACTTCACTGTGTGTTCGCGGGGTACGTCGCCGATCGAATCGTCGCAGCGCTGGCGAATCGACGACGTAAACGTCACGATCGGCATGCCGGGGACGTTGACCAGTCGTGTACGGGTGAGGCCGGGCGACTGGATCGTCGGCGAGGCGGACGGCGTCATCGTCGTCCCGCAAGAAATCGCGATGGAAGCGCTGGTGAAGGTTGAGGAGGTCGAGGCCAAGGAAGAAGGCATGCGGCAGGACTTCGCGCTCGGCATGTCGTTCGACGAGGCGTATGCCAAGTGGGGGCGCGCGTAG
- a CDS encoding ABC transporter permease: MSFRRVGVLFMKDLRYGSKNFIFVFAVVMPLVVSLVVGLLFGTLFSEKPKLGIVDMGDSELAALLAAADFLAVQSYDSEADLTAALETGGAEVGLVLADGFDAALRSGERTEITFFVWGQSLVRNRAIISAAVADSALEISGRETPITVDIVLVGDRAEVSWQQRLLPLLVLMAVVFGGMMVPATSMIEERLKRTLSAVTTTPMSMAEVFAAKGLMGVALSIFSGFAILTLNGGWGPQPILLVLLLTISGMFAAAFGIFVGSRVKDIQTLFALMKSTGILIYAPAIVALFPEAIPQWIARLFPTYYIMQPVLDISQGGAGLGDIALDLLVLCAMTAAAIFALGRTAERLQVRAA; encoded by the coding sequence ATGAGCTTTCGTCGTGTAGGCGTGTTGTTTATGAAGGACCTTCGGTACGGGTCGAAGAACTTCATCTTCGTGTTTGCCGTCGTGATGCCGCTGGTCGTGTCGCTCGTGGTCGGCCTGTTGTTCGGCACGCTGTTCTCCGAGAAGCCTAAGCTGGGAATCGTCGACATGGGCGATTCCGAGTTGGCCGCATTGCTTGCTGCCGCAGACTTCCTCGCGGTTCAATCGTACGACTCGGAGGCCGATCTGACAGCTGCGCTCGAGACTGGCGGCGCTGAGGTCGGGCTGGTGCTGGCAGATGGTTTCGATGCGGCCCTGCGCTCAGGCGAACGCACCGAGATCACGTTCTTCGTCTGGGGCCAGAGTCTCGTGCGCAACCGCGCGATCATCAGCGCGGCCGTCGCCGACAGCGCGCTGGAGATCAGCGGGCGCGAGACGCCGATTACGGTCGACATCGTACTCGTGGGCGACCGGGCCGAAGTCTCTTGGCAGCAGCGACTGCTCCCGCTGCTGGTGCTCATGGCGGTCGTATTCGGCGGCATGATGGTTCCGGCGACATCGATGATCGAAGAGCGTCTGAAGCGCACGCTTTCGGCGGTCACAACGACTCCAATGTCGATGGCTGAGGTGTTCGCCGCCAAGGGGTTGATGGGTGTTGCGCTGTCAATCTTCTCCGGATTTGCGATCCTCACGCTAAACGGTGGGTGGGGCCCGCAGCCGATTCTACTCGTGCTTTTGCTGACGATCAGCGGCATGTTTGCGGCGGCCTTCGGGATCTTCGTCGGCTCGCGCGTCAAGGACATCCAAACGCTTTTCGCTCTGATGAAGAGCACTGGCATTCTTATTTACGCGCCGGCAATCGTCGCGCTGTTCCCGGAAGCTATTCCGCAGTGGATCGCGCGGCTGTTCCCGACATACTACATCATGCAGCCTGTGCTGGACATCAGTCAGGGTGGGGCAGGCTTGGGCGACATCGCGCTCGATTTGCTCGTCTTGTGCGCGATGACCGCAGCGGCGATCTTCGCGCTTGGGCGCACCGCCGAACGGCTGCAAGTTCGCGCAGCCTAA
- a CDS encoding ABC transporter ATP-binding protein, which translates to MVNHSIVAQDLTYAYGDLTAVNHINFEVGEGEIFAYLGPNGAGKSTTIKMLTGQIRPKAGKATLLGMDIAKEPNKVQQHIGVSFETTNLYPQMSAIENLALFARLYGVNADVNDLLDRVGLGTRGKERVEGFSKGMKQRLMVARAMVNKPRILFLDEPTEGLDPVSSEAIRDLIREARANGATVFLTTHDMHEADILSDRVAFINQGEIVALDTPHKLKQKYGKRLLKVEVETADGGIDVREVTLDSAETGIALKQLFESEKVVTVHSEEATLEDIFIQITGRRLAG; encoded by the coding sequence ATGGTCAATCACAGCATTGTTGCCCAAGACCTGACTTACGCGTACGGTGACCTGACGGCCGTAAACCACATCAATTTCGAGGTGGGGGAGGGGGAGATCTTCGCATACCTCGGCCCCAACGGTGCGGGAAAGTCGACCACCATCAAGATGCTGACGGGCCAGATCCGGCCCAAAGCAGGCAAGGCCACACTTCTTGGCATGGACATCGCTAAAGAGCCGAACAAGGTGCAGCAGCACATCGGCGTGTCGTTCGAGACGACCAACCTGTATCCGCAGATGAGCGCGATCGAGAACCTCGCCTTGTTTGCGCGCCTTTACGGCGTCAACGCCGATGTGAACGACCTGTTGGATCGGGTCGGACTCGGTACGCGCGGCAAAGAGAGAGTCGAAGGGTTTTCGAAGGGCATGAAGCAGCGCCTGATGGTGGCACGGGCGATGGTAAACAAGCCGCGCATTCTGTTCCTCGACGAGCCGACCGAAGGCCTCGATCCGGTATCGTCGGAGGCGATCCGCGACCTGATCCGCGAAGCGCGTGCTAATGGCGCGACCGTGTTCTTGACCACCCATGATATGCACGAGGCCGACATACTCAGCGATCGGGTTGCCTTCATCAATCAGGGTGAGATCGTGGCCCTCGACACGCCGCACAAGTTGAAACAGAAGTACGGCAAGCGCCTGCTGAAGGTAGAGGTAGAGACTGCCGACGGCGGCATAGACGTGCGTGAAGTCACGCTCGACAGCGCCGAGACCGGCATTGCACTCAAGCAGTTGTTCGAAAGCGAAAAGGTCGTGACCGTCCACAGCGAGGAAGCGACACTCGAAGACATCTTCATCCAGATCACTGGACGGAGGCTCGCGGGATGA
- a CDS encoding glycoside hydrolase family 2 — protein MDIPRSEYPRPQLVRNQWLCLNGTWHFAFDDDNRGLADKWYTGAAFDQQILVPFTFQSPLSGIGTNDFHDVVWYQRAFEVPNSWAGKRVLLHFGAVDYRAWVWVNGTFAVFHEGGHTPFSVDVTDLLKPTGNSLVLRVEDVSTDVYQPRGKQYWMRDSAAIFYTRTTGIWQPVWLEPVGPTYVKSLKITPDVDARSATFEYVLGGAVPTEIEVEASVTYRGAPVVSGTIQPESVMRSVSQVVKFGRDMAVWSPEHPNLYDLAVTVKAGGSVVDTFTSYFGMRKISIERGQVRLNNHPYTMKLVLDQGYHPEGILTFPADDDFKKDIELTQRLGFNGARKHQKVEDPRYLYWADRMGLLVWGEMANAYAYSDEYVKRITSEWQEAVDRDYNHPCIVAWVPVNESWGVPDLNGDPKQISHLNGMYHLTRSLDRTRLVVSNDGWEHATTDLLTIHDYESSGEVLTERYATLASTLAARPAKRDLYVRGVEHAGQPILLTEFGGVAYKKSAQEGWGYSTAGDEADFIDRLAAIMTAVYKSPVLQGFCYTQLTDVEQEINGLLTYDRQPKAPLETIARLISGQA, from the coding sequence ATGGACATTCCCCGTTCCGAGTATCCTCGCCCACAGCTCGTGCGCAATCAGTGGCTCTGCCTTAACGGCACGTGGCATTTCGCCTTCGATGACGACAACCGCGGCCTCGCCGATAAGTGGTACACCGGTGCGGCGTTCGATCAGCAGATCCTTGTTCCGTTTACGTTTCAGTCTCCGCTCAGCGGCATCGGCACCAATGACTTCCACGATGTCGTCTGGTATCAGCGCGCCTTCGAGGTGCCGAACTCTTGGGCAGGCAAGCGCGTCCTACTGCACTTCGGCGCGGTCGACTACCGCGCATGGGTGTGGGTCAACGGCACGTTTGCCGTCTTCCACGAGGGTGGGCACACGCCGTTTTCGGTGGATGTCACCGACCTGCTAAAGCCCACGGGCAACTCGTTGGTGCTGCGCGTCGAAGACGTATCGACCGACGTATATCAGCCGCGCGGCAAACAGTATTGGATGCGCGACTCGGCGGCGATCTTCTACACGCGCACGACGGGAATCTGGCAGCCGGTGTGGCTTGAGCCGGTCGGCCCGACGTATGTCAAGTCGCTCAAAATCACGCCGGACGTCGATGCGCGCTCAGCGACGTTCGAGTACGTCCTCGGAGGCGCAGTCCCGACCGAGATCGAGGTCGAGGCGTCCGTGACGTATCGCGGAGCGCCGGTTGTCAGTGGGACCATCCAGCCGGAATCGGTGATGCGATCGGTGTCTCAGGTCGTGAAGTTTGGCCGCGATATGGCCGTCTGGTCGCCGGAACATCCAAACCTGTACGATTTGGCGGTGACAGTCAAAGCCGGCGGCAGTGTCGTCGACACGTTCACATCCTACTTCGGCATGCGCAAGATCAGCATCGAGCGCGGTCAAGTACGGCTCAACAACCATCCGTACACGATGAAGCTGGTGCTCGATCAGGGCTACCACCCCGAAGGAATTCTGACGTTCCCAGCCGACGACGACTTCAAGAAGGATATTGAACTCACACAGCGGCTTGGCTTCAACGGCGCGCGCAAGCATCAGAAAGTCGAGGACCCACGCTATCTGTACTGGGCCGACCGGATGGGCTTGCTGGTGTGGGGCGAAATGGCTAATGCCTACGCCTACTCCGATGAGTACGTCAAGCGCATCACGTCAGAGTGGCAAGAAGCCGTCGATCGCGACTACAACCACCCGTGCATCGTGGCGTGGGTGCCGGTTAACGAAAGCTGGGGAGTACCGGACCTCAACGGCGACCCGAAGCAGATCAGCCACCTGAACGGGATGTATCACCTCACACGCTCGCTCGACCGGACGCGGCTCGTGGTGTCGAACGATGGTTGGGAACACGCGACGACGGATCTGCTGACGATCCATGACTACGAAAGCAGTGGCGAGGTATTGACCGAACGTTACGCGACCCTCGCCAGTACGCTCGCCGCACGGCCAGCTAAACGCGATCTCTACGTACGTGGGGTCGAGCATGCCGGTCAGCCGATCTTGTTGACGGAGTTTGGCGGCGTCGCGTACAAGAAGTCCGCGCAAGAAGGCTGGGGCTATTCGACAGCCGGCGACGAAGCCGACTTCATCGACCGGTTGGCGGCAATCATGACTGCGGTCTACAAGTCGCCCGTGCTGCAGGGTTTCTGCTACACACAGCTCACCGACGTCGAGCAGGAGATCAACGGCCTGCTGACGTACGATCGCCAGCCGAAAGCGCCGCTGGAGACGATCGCGCGCCTGATCAGCGGTCAGGCGTAG
- a CDS encoding mandelate racemase/muconate lactonizing enzyme family protein, with protein MKITDVQACVIGEQVPHSGGSVWTFVRIYTDEGIVGTGECNSGGPGASGFATKAAIMAMRERIIGEDPFNVNLIYEKLRRGGRYGGSSNAPIIFALTGIDNALYDICGKALGVPIYKLLGGKFRDKIRLYADCHAGEEESVQAYAEKAIERVEQGFSAVKFDVDSTGVGKLDPYNWTVGAKEMTHIIGLIEGLRDALGYEVDLAIDCHGQFDLPSAITLAKAVEPLRLMWLEEPVPAENVAALAQVKASSSTVICSGENQYTRFEFLELFNAKAVDVIMPDLAKAGGIAEAKRIADLADANYIPIAPHNVSTPHGMMAAAHVMASVPNFLVLELHALEIPWWNDLCDGDKPFVQDGFMTVSERPGIGVELNDSVARRLLWNGDTYFD; from the coding sequence ATGAAGATCACGGATGTGCAGGCGTGCGTCATTGGCGAGCAGGTGCCGCACAGCGGAGGCAGCGTGTGGACGTTCGTCCGCATCTATACCGACGAGGGCATTGTCGGCACCGGAGAGTGCAACTCCGGCGGGCCGGGCGCATCTGGATTCGCGACCAAAGCGGCGATTATGGCGATGCGGGAGCGCATCATAGGTGAGGATCCGTTCAACGTCAACCTGATCTATGAGAAGCTGCGGCGCGGCGGCCGTTACGGCGGATCGTCGAACGCGCCGATCATCTTCGCGCTGACTGGAATCGACAACGCGCTGTATGACATCTGCGGCAAGGCGCTCGGCGTGCCGATCTACAAGCTGCTCGGCGGCAAGTTCCGCGACAAGATTCGGTTGTATGCCGACTGTCACGCAGGCGAGGAAGAGAGCGTGCAGGCGTACGCCGAGAAGGCGATCGAGCGTGTCGAACAAGGTTTCAGCGCCGTGAAGTTTGACGTGGACAGCACGGGCGTGGGCAAGCTGGACCCTTACAACTGGACCGTTGGCGCCAAAGAGATGACGCACATCATCGGCTTGATCGAGGGCTTACGCGATGCGCTCGGGTACGAGGTCGACCTCGCCATCGACTGCCACGGGCAGTTCGACCTGCCTTCGGCGATTACGCTGGCGAAAGCGGTCGAGCCCCTGCGTCTGATGTGGCTGGAGGAGCCCGTGCCGGCTGAAAACGTTGCGGCGCTGGCGCAGGTCAAAGCTTCGAGCAGTACCGTAATCTGCAGCGGCGAGAATCAATATACGAGATTCGAGTTCCTCGAACTCTTCAACGCGAAGGCGGTTGACGTCATCATGCCCGACCTCGCGAAGGCCGGCGGTATCGCGGAAGCCAAACGCATCGCGGATCTTGCCGACGCGAACTACATTCCGATCGCCCCGCACAACGTCTCGACGCCGCACGGCATGATGGCAGCTGCGCATGTGATGGCGTCCGTGCCGAACTTCCTGGTGCTTGAACTGCATGCGCTCGAAATACCGTGGTGGAACGACCTGTGTGATGGTGACAAGCCGTTCGTACAAGACGGCTTCATGACCGTTTCGGAGCGCCCCGGAATCGGCGTAGAATTGAACGATTCTGTCGCCAGGCGCTTGCTCTGGAACGGCGACACGTATTTCGACTGA
- a CDS encoding ABC transporter permease subunit, giving the protein MSGPANTRTRIQVANAPPGLKLSRWERFLGRDWRVAYPFILPVVILMLLLIFWPFVNAILLSMTTRSVVTRSDVYVGLANYERLLQDSDFISAVGNTFLFTFASLAVKFVVGISIALILNSKLPFRSILSGLMLLPWIVPEVVTALAFRSIYDPIFGGLNPILRTLGVIDRQVAWLAEPGLALPSVIAVNVWKGIPFYTILLLAGLKAIDREQYEAAAVDGATSIKRFRYITLPGLRYVIVVTLLLSFISTFNSFGLIYLMTGGGPGGATRVYSILAYEKAIIGLRFGPGAATAFSMAPLIAVVIFLLARFMRPEQQVESTEKVSRSSVLYAFSARLLGWAIDLVLLPLELISGVVGRIGTILFPPKAQGIPRLTRSQREGIGLTGRLLMLSVFLIFVMFPFFWIIITSFKTDLQIQRFESIYWPNPWTFEQYRSLLFDTPFVRWFGNTVLVATTSTAISVVLAALAAYALARLKFRGGGLLTTLLLVTYLLPGALIFIPLYRILTELGLINTYGALILTYPTFLMPFATWVMMGYFRSIPVELEEAALIDGANRLTAFWKITLPLAMPALLSVTLFAFTNAWNEFLFAFVFITSESLKTLPVGLQLLVFGDIYPWGQLMAASLMMAIPVVAIYIFAQRFLVEGLTAGSLKG; this is encoded by the coding sequence ATGAGCGGTCCGGCAAACACGCGTACGCGTATTCAGGTGGCAAACGCGCCGCCGGGGCTGAAGTTGAGCCGTTGGGAACGCTTTCTCGGTCGAGACTGGCGGGTAGCGTATCCATTCATACTGCCCGTGGTCATCTTGATGCTCCTGCTCATCTTCTGGCCGTTCGTGAACGCGATCCTGCTCAGCATGACCACGCGATCGGTCGTCACCCGATCCGATGTGTACGTTGGCCTCGCAAACTACGAACGACTGCTGCAGGACAGCGACTTCATCAGCGCCGTCGGGAACACGTTCCTGTTCACGTTTGCGTCGCTGGCAGTGAAATTCGTGGTCGGCATCAGCATCGCGCTGATCCTCAACAGCAAGCTGCCGTTTCGCAGCATCCTGAGCGGGTTGATGCTGCTGCCGTGGATTGTGCCGGAAGTTGTGACTGCGCTTGCGTTCCGCAGCATCTACGATCCGATCTTTGGCGGCCTGAACCCGATCTTGCGAACGCTGGGTGTCATTGACCGGCAAGTGGCTTGGTTGGCGGAACCCGGATTAGCGCTCCCAAGCGTGATCGCCGTAAACGTCTGGAAGGGCATACCGTTCTACACCATTCTCCTGCTCGCTGGTCTCAAGGCAATCGATCGTGAGCAATACGAAGCGGCCGCTGTAGACGGCGCCACAAGCATTAAGCGCTTCCGTTACATCACGCTGCCGGGCCTCCGCTATGTTATTGTTGTCACGCTACTCCTTTCGTTTATTTCGACATTCAACAGCTTTGGCCTAATCTACCTGATGACAGGGGGAGGGCCGGGCGGGGCAACGCGCGTCTACAGCATCCTCGCCTATGAAAAGGCCATTATCGGCCTGCGCTTCGGGCCGGGTGCCGCGACCGCCTTTAGCATGGCCCCACTCATAGCCGTGGTGATCTTCCTGCTTGCGCGTTTCATGCGACCCGAGCAGCAAGTTGAAAGTACAGAGAAAGTCTCGCGCAGCAGCGTGCTATATGCGTTTTCCGCCCGCCTACTCGGTTGGGCCATCGACCTCGTACTTCTCCCCCTAGAGCTGATCTCCGGCGTCGTGGGGCGGATCGGTACCATACTCTTTCCCCCGAAGGCACAAGGGATTCCGCGCCTCACCCGAAGTCAGCGTGAAGGAATCGGGCTGACCGGACGCCTGTTGATGCTCTCGGTGTTCCTGATCTTCGTGATGTTTCCGTTCTTCTGGATCATCATTACATCGTTCAAAACGGACTTGCAGATTCAGCGATTCGAGTCGATCTACTGGCCCAACCCGTGGACGTTCGAGCAGTATCGCTCGCTGCTCTTCGATACGCCGTTCGTCCGATGGTTCGGCAACACGGTCCTCGTCGCGACGACCAGCACGGCGATCTCGGTGGTACTTGCCGCGCTGGCCGCATATGCGCTGGCGAGGCTAAAGTTCCGCGGTGGCGGGTTGCTGACCACGCTTCTGCTGGTTACGTACCTGCTGCCGGGTGCGCTCATCTTCATTCCGCTGTATCGCATCCTGACCGAACTTGGCTTGATCAACACTTACGGCGCGTTGATACTCACGTATCCGACATTCTTGATGCCATTTGCCACATGGGTCATGATGGGATACTTCCGGTCGATTCCGGTTGAACTCGAAGAGGCGGCCCTTATCGATGGAGCGAACCGGCTAACCGCGTTCTGGAAGATCACGCTTCCGCTCGCGATGCCCGCCTTGCTCTCGGTGACGTTGTTCGCGTTCACAAACGCTTGGAACGAGTTCCTGTTCGCATTTGTGTTCATCACCAGTGAATCGCTCAAGACTCTGCCCGTCGGGCTGCAGCTTCTCGTGTTTGGCGACATCTATCCGTGGGGGCAACTGATGGCGGCCTCGCTGATGATGGCGATTCCCGTCGTTGCGATCTATATATTCGCGCAGCGTTTTCTCGTAGAGGGTCTGACGGCTGGCAGCCTGAAAGGTTAG